CAATGGATGTTCATCTATGTGCAGCGCAACAGTAAGTGAGCCGAGTCAGTTGGCAGCAACCTGCAGTGCAGGCGATGCCACTTGTGGAGCATCAAACGGTAGCGTAAGCGTAGCAGCCTCAGGCGGCACGGCACCATACACGTATGTATGGAGCAACGGCTCAACCGATGCCAGCGTAAGCGGCGGGAGCAGGTATCTATACAGCAACGGTAACCGATGCTAATGGATGCACCGCAACATGCGAGAGCACAGTAAATAACAGTAATGGTCCTGCAGCAACATGCAGCGCAACCGATGCAACATGCTATGGAGCAGCAGACGGAACAGCCAGTGTAACCGCTACAGGCGGAGCAGGAAGCTTAACCTACCTGTGGAGTAATGGTTCAACAGATGCAAGCATCAGTGGCTTAACAGCTGGAACCTATACAGTAACGGTAACGGATGCCAATGGATGTTCATCTATGTGCAGCGCAACAGTAAGTGAGCCTGTTCAAATGAGTGCAACCTGTAGCTCTACCGATGTGAATTGCTTTGGAGCTTTAGACGGCACGGCAAGTGTAATTGCTTCCGGAGGTACAGCGCCATATAGTTATCAGTGGAGCAATGGAGCAACAACTTCTAGCATTACAGGAATGGCAACTGGCATTTATACGGCAACAGTAACAGACGCAAACGGATGTACTTCAGAGTGTAGCGCAACTGTCAACCAACCGGCATCTGCAGTAATTGCAGCAGTATCATCTACTGATGCTACTTGCGGATTAGCCAATGGTACCGCTTCAGTATCTGTTACAGGTGGCACTGCACCTTATACCTACCTATGGAGCAACGGTTCAACCGATGCAAGCATAAGTGGATTAGCTGCAGGTAGTTATACAGTAACCGTAACTGATGCACATGGATGTACTACTGAAAATACTGTTGTGGTAAATTCAGGTCCATCATCTGTTTCATGCTCAGTTTCTTCAACACCGGCATTATGTGGTAAGTGCAATGGCACCGCTACTGTAACTGCAATAAATGGCACAGCACCATACACCTATGTTTGGAGCAACGGCAGCACTGATGCAACAGCCACAGGATTATGTGCTGGAACATATACGGTAGTAGTTACTGATGCAAACGGATGTTCTTCAAGTTCATGTTCTGTAGTTGTGGGCTCACAAAATCAGCAGCTATCATGCTCTATTACCAAGACTAACGTAAGTTGTTATGGAGGTAATGATGGAAGCGCTACCGTAAATGTAAATGGAAACGGTGCGCCATATACTTATGTATGGAGCAATGGTGCTACAACGCAAACAATTACCAATCTTACATTTGGCTTCTATACCGTAACTGTAACAAGCAGCGGTGGTTGTACCACGAAATGTATTATTTGTATTTTCGAACCTACTTCGTTATCATGTAACACATCATCAACAGATGCTACATGCGGCAGCTGCGATGGTACAGCTAGTGTAACAGCAACCGGTGGAAAGCCAGGCTATACCTATCTGTGGAGCAACGGACAAGTAGGAGCAAATGCTACTAACTTGTGTGCAGGATTGTATACGGTAACTGTAACAGACAAGAATGGATGTACTACCGAATGCAATGCAGTAGTAAGCGGAAGCAGTCAGAATCTGTCATGCACCATAAGCAAAACACATGTAAGTTGTTTTGGAGGCAATAATGGAAGCGCTGCAGTTAGCGTAACAGGTGGAAATGCGCCTTACACTTATCTATGGAGCAATGGAAGCACAACAGCAACAGTTAACGGTTTAGCAGCAGGTATTTATACGGTAACGGTTACTAGCGGAGCAGGATGTACAACATCATGTTCTGTGAAGATTAATCAGCCGTCTACCTCAGTAGCATGTTCTGTTGTTTCAACGGATGCTACCTGCGGAGCTTGTGATGGTACAGCAACAGCAATAGGTTCAGGTGGAATAGCTCCATACACATATGTGTGGAGTAATGGTCAAACGACCATGACTGCAACAGGATTGTGTGCTGGCAACTACGATGTAACTGTAACTGACTCAAAAGGATGTTCAAGCAACTGTACAGTGAAAGTAGATGATATCAGCCAGGCATTAACATGCAGTGTGACTAAGACCAACGTAAGTTGTCAGGGTGGCAATGATGGAAGTGCAACTGTAGTTGTTATAGGAGGCACCGCCCCATACACGTATGCATGGAGCAATGGAGCAACAACAGCAACTATAGGCGGCTTATCAGCAGGAACCTATACCGTAACCGTATGGAGTGCAGCAGGATGCAGCACCGAGTGTAGCATTAAGATAGGTCAGCCTAAGTCAGTAGTAACCTGCAATGCAACAGCAACCAATGCAACATGCGGAGGATGTAACGGCACAGCAACAGCAACAGCAACAGGTGGCAAGGCACCCTATACTTACCTGTGGAGTAATGGTCAAACGACCATGACTGCAACAGGATTGTGTGCCGGCAACTACGATGTAACAGTAACTGACTCAAAAGGATGCTCTAGCAACTGTACTGTGAAAGTAGATGATATCAGCCAGGCATTAACATGCAGTGTGACTAAGACCAACGTAAGTTGTCAGGGTGGCAATGATGGAAGTGCAACTGTAGTTGTAATAGGAGGCACCGCCCCATACACATATGCATGGAGCAATGGAGCAACAACAGCAACAATAGGCGGCTTATCAGCAGGAACCTATACCGTAAGCGTATGGAGTGCAGCAGGATGCAGCACCGAGTGCAGCATTAAGATAGGTCAGCCTAAGTCAGTAGTAACCTGCAATGCAACAGTAACCAATGCAACTTGCGGAGGATGTAACGGCACAGCAACAGCAACAGCAACAGGTGGCAAGGCACCCTATACCTACCTGTGGAGTAATGGTCAAACGACCATGACTGCAACAGGATTGTGTGCCGGTAACTACGATGTAACAGTAACTGACTCAAAAGGATGCTCTAGCAACTGTACTGTGAAAGTAGATGATATCAGCCAGGCATTAACATGCAGTGTGACTAAGACCAACGTAAGTTGTCAGGGTGGCAATGATGGAAGTGCAACTGTAGTTGTAATAGGAGGCACCGCCCCATACACGTATGCATGGAGCAATGGAGCAACGACAGCAACTATAGGCGGCTTATCAGCAGGAACCTATACCGTAACCGTATGGAGTGCAGCAGGATGCAGCACCGAGTGCAGCATTAAGATAGGTCAGCCTAAGTCAGTAGTAACCTGCAATGCAACAGCAACCAATGCAACATGCGGAGGATGTAACGGCACAGCAACAGCAACAGCAACAGGTGGCAAGGCACCCTATACTTACCTGTGGAGTAATGGTCAAACGACCATGACTGCAACAGGATTGTGTGCCGGCAACTACGATGTAACTGTAACCGACTCAAAAGGATGCTCTAGCAACTGTACAGTGAAAGTAGATGATATCAGCCAGGCATTAACATGCAGTGTGACCAAGACCAACGTAAGTTGTCAGGGTGGCAATGATGGAAGTGCAACTGTAGTTGTTATAGGAGGAACCGCCCCATACACGTATGCATGGAGCAATGGAGCAACAACAGCAACTATTGGAGGCTTATCAGCTGGAACATATACCGTAACCGTATGGAGTGCAGCAGGATGCAGCACCGAGTGCAGCATTAAGATAGGTCAGCCTAAGTCAGTAGTATCATGCAATGCAACAGCAACCAACGCAACCTGCGGAGGATGTAACGGCACTGCAACAGCAACAGCAACGGGTGGTAAAGCACCATATACTTACCTGTGGAGTAATGGTCAAACGACTATGACTGCAACAGGATTATGTGCAGGCAACTACGATGTAACTGTAACTGATTCAAAAGGATGTTCAAGCAACTGTATAGTGAAGGTAGATGATGCAGGTAGCACCATGAGTGCTTCTGCTACATCAACTAACGCATTATGTGGAGCATGCAATGGCACAGCAACTGTTAGCGTAAGTGGAGGCACCATGCCATACAGCTATGCATGGAATAACGGCCAAACGGGAGCAACAGCAACCGGATTGTGTGGTGGCAACTACAGTGTAGTGGTAACCGATGCAAATGGTTGTACAGCTGCAGCTACTGTAAAGGTTGATGATAAGAATGCCACAATTGTGATGTTCTATCGTAAGCACCATCCAACTTGTAATGGCGGTAATGATGGTGGAGCAACCATAAAGCCTAGCGGAGGCACAGCACCATATACTTACCTGTGGAGCAATGGAAGCACAACAAAGCATCAGCCAACCTTATCAGCAGGTATCTATACGGTTACCGTAACAGATGCAAATGGATGCAGCGCAAGCACGACCATAAAGATAGGCCAGCCGGCAGCTTTAGTAGCTGTAGGTAAGGGCAAAGATGCAACCTGCAAAGGTTGTGATGGAAAGGCAAAAGTATTAGTTGATGGAGGACGCGAGCCATATACCTACCTGTGGAGCAATGGAGCTACAACAGATGTAGTAGCTAACGTATGTGCAGGAACCTATGTGGTAACCGTAACCGATGCGGGTGGATGTCAGACCATGGCAACCGTAGTAATAAACGGAGGCCAGGCGAGCATTAG
This Bacteroidota bacterium DNA region includes the following protein-coding sequences:
- a CDS encoding SprB repeat-containing protein, with product MCSATVSEPSQLAATCSAGDATCGASNGSVSVAASGGTAPYTYVWSNGSTDASVSGGSRYLYSNGNRC
- a CDS encoding T9SS type A sorting domain-containing protein; its protein translation is MCSATVSEPVQMSATCSSTDVNCFGALDGTASVIASGGTAPYSYQWSNGATTSSITGMATGIYTATVTDANGCTSECSATVNQPASAVIAAVSSTDATCGLANGTASVSVTGGTAPYTYLWSNGSTDASISGLAAGSYTVTVTDAHGCTTENTVVVNSGPSSVSCSVSSTPALCGKCNGTATVTAINGTAPYTYVWSNGSTDATATGLCAGTYTVVVTDANGCSSSSCSVVVGSQNQQLSCSITKTNVSCYGGNDGSATVNVNGNGAPYTYVWSNGATTQTITNLTFGFYTVTVTSSGGCTTKCIICIFEPTSLSCNTSSTDATCGSCDGTASVTATGGKPGYTYLWSNGQVGANATNLCAGLYTVTVTDKNGCTTECNAVVSGSSQNLSCTISKTHVSCFGGNNGSAAVSVTGGNAPYTYLWSNGSTTATVNGLAAGIYTVTVTSGAGCTTSCSVKINQPSTSVACSVVSTDATCGACDGTATAIGSGGIAPYTYVWSNGQTTMTATGLCAGNYDVTVTDSKGCSSNCTVKVDDISQALTCSVTKTNVSCQGGNDGSATVVVIGGTAPYTYAWSNGATTATIGGLSAGTYTVTVWSAAGCSTECSIKIGQPKSVVTCNATATNATCGGCNGTATATATGGKAPYTYLWSNGQTTMTATGLCAGNYDVTVTDSKGCSSNCTVKVDDISQALTCSVTKTNVSCQGGNDGSATVVVIGGTAPYTYAWSNGATTATIGGLSAGTYTVSVWSAAGCSTECSIKIGQPKSVVTCNATVTNATCGGCNGTATATATGGKAPYTYLWSNGQTTMTATGLCAGNYDVTVTDSKGCSSNCTVKVDDISQALTCSVTKTNVSCQGGNDGSATVVVIGGTAPYTYAWSNGATTATIGGLSAGTYTVTVWSAAGCSTECSIKIGQPKSVVTCNATATNATCGGCNGTATATATGGKAPYTYLWSNGQTTMTATGLCAGNYDVTVTDSKGCSSNCTVKVDDISQALTCSVTKTNVSCQGGNDGSATVVVIGGTAPYTYAWSNGATTATIGGLSAGTYTVTVWSAAGCSTECSIKIGQPKSVVSCNATATNATCGGCNGTATATATGGKAPYTYLWSNGQTTMTATGLCAGNYDVTVTDSKGCSSNCIVKVDDAGSTMSASATSTNALCGACNGTATVSVSGGTMPYSYAWNNGQTGATATGLCGGNYSVVVTDANGCTAAATVKVDDKNATIVMFYRKHHPTCNGGNDGGATIKPSGGTAPYTYLWSNGSTTKHQPTLSAGIYTVTVTDANGCSASTTIKIGQPAALVAVGKGKDATCKGCDGKAKVLVDGGREPYTYLWSNGATTDVVANVCAGTYVVTVTDAGGCQTMATVVINGGQASISASISKTHSISCRGGNDGELTATATGGSAPYTYAWSNGQSGAIATNLTAGIYTVTATDANGCTGTASFSLTQPQKLVAIIGNSTNAACGICNGTASVSASGGTAPYSYLWSNGSTSDQISSLCAGTYTVTVTDGKGCDVNTMVSITDVQDEVKAIIQVVAPVSCHGAEDGSLKAKPTSGTGPFTFLWSNGATTQVIGNLKAGKYTVTVTSAYGCTAQVMYTLVNPKDPCDKIKTAMEGEALLSKFNVYPNPTLGRFVVSFNAKQSAYYSIDIKDINGKVVENFGKVSDEGLNEVNFDLSAYPPAVYTVRFTMNDNVQVVRVVKQY